DNA sequence from the Streptomyces sp. CA-210063 genome:
GGCGAGGACGGCGGCTGTCGCCAGGGCGGCCGCGGCGGCCACCAGGGCTGATCTTTGCGTGTGTGTACGTGGGGGGACGGTGGTACGCATGCGGGTGCGTCCCTTCAGGAGAGCTGACGGGCCATGTAGATGAACAGCGTTCTGTATGTTGATCGACACGCTCGAGCGGAAAGATCGAGGTGCGGACCTCGATGGTGCAGGTGGAGCGGTTTCTCGGGGAGTGGGGGACCCCGGCGTGCCTGGCCCTTGCCAAGTGGCGTTGGCGGGCAGTTCACACTGCTGAACGGAACGTAGGGGGCAAGCGCTTTCTAGTCAACGCTTTGCGCAAAAGACATTGGGTCGGGCCTGGTGAGCGCGGTCGGGTGGGTTCGGTCGGGTGGTCGACCGGTTACGGCCCACCCGCGCGAGCGAATTCTTTCGACACGTGGGAGCGCTTCCATGGCAACCATGTGCATGTCACGATGCTCGGCGGACGCTTCCCTTCCGAGAGGGGCGAGTCGATGACGACTCCACGTGTGCGTACGTTCGCCAGCGGACTGGTCCTGGCGTCGCCCGGCCGGGTGGACCCCCTGCCCGGCTCCTTCACCTGGTCCTCGACCGGCCCGTTGATCTCCCCGGAAACCGGGCGCCGCGTCCCAATACCGCTCCCGCACCACGGTCGGCGAGTTCCCGGGAGGCTTCCGGGACACCGAGATCGTGCTCTCCGAGCCCCACCGCTTCGACCTCTTCGAGGCGAGCAACGTCTACCGGATCGGCGACAGCGGCGGGTACCTGATGCTCGTCGAGGCGCTCGCCATCCGCTCGACCAACGTGACCTTCGCGGCGGCCTGCTCACCCGGACCAACTCTGACCCGGACCGGCCCCTCTTGCCGACTGCCGGCCCGGACCGACCCCTCTTGCCGAACCCGTGACAGGAAGGCACAACGACGTGACCCTCACCCCCCACGACCGCACGCGCGGACCGCTGCGTTCGGTACTCGTCGCGCTGCTGGGAGCCCTGGTGCCGTTGCTCGCGGCCACGCTCCTCACCGCGCCCACGGCCGCCGCGGCGGACGCGAAGGCCGAGGCCGCTCCCCGGGCGGCCCTCACCGAGATCACCGGCTTCGGCACGAACCCCAGCAACCTGCAGATGTACCTGTACGTGCCGGACAGCGTCACCGCGAACCCGGCGATCGTGGTGGCCGTGCACTACTGCACCGGCTCAGGACCGGCGATGTACAACGGCACCGAGTACGCCTCGCTGGCCGACCGGTACGGGTTCATCGTCGTGTACCCGTCCGTCACCCGCAGCAGCAAGTGCTTCGACGTCGCCTCCCCGCAGGCGCTGACCCGCGGCGGCGGCAGCGACCCCGTGGGCATCAAGTCCATGGTCGACTGGACCGTCCGCACCTACGACGCCGACACCGACCGCGTCTTCGCCACCGGCATCTCCTCCGGCGCGATGATGACCAACGTCCTGCTCGGCGACTACCCCGACGTGTTCGCCGCCGGCGCCGCCTTCGCGGGCGTGCCCTTCGCCTGCTTCGCCACCACCAACGGCTCGGAGTGGAACAGCGACTGCGCGAACGGCACCATCACGCGCACCCCGCAGGCCTGGGGCGACCTGGTCCGCGGCGCCTACCCCGGATACACCGGGACCCGGCCCCGTATGCAGGTGTGGCACGGCACCGAGGACGACGTGCTGCGCTACCCGAACTTCGGCGAGGAGATCAAGCAGTGGACCCACGTGCACGGTGTCAGCCAGACACCGGCCGCCACCGACTCGCCCCAGTCCGGCTGGACCCGCACCCGCTACGGCGGCACCGGTGACCGCGCCCCCGTCGAGGCCATCAGCCTCCAGGGCACCGGTCACAACCTCTACGCCTGGGGCATGGCCGAGCGCGTCCTCACCTTCTTCGGCCTCAACAGCTCCGGCCCCGCGCCCCAGCCCCCGGCCGGCCCCTGCAAGGTGACCGTCACCACCAACGCGTGGAGCACCGGCCTGACCGCCTCGGTCACCCTCACCAACACCGGTACGACGGCGGTCAACGGCTGGAAACTGGGCTTCACCCTGCCCTCCGGACAGGCCATCACCAACGGCTGGGGCGCCACCTACAGCCCGGCGAGCGGCGCTGTGACCGCGACCAACGCCACGTACAACGCCGCGATCGCACCCGGCGCGAGCGTCAGCATCGGCTACCAGGCGAACCACACGGGCAACAGCGCCGCACCGTCGTCGTACACGCTCAACGGGACGGCGTGTACGAGCGCTTGACGTGTCCGAGGGGCCGCCCGCGCTGACCGGCCTGCGGTCCCCGCCCGCCCTCCGACCTCACCGACCTCCCGTCCCCGCCGCCCTCCGACTCACCGATCTCCCGCCCGACCAGCCCTCCGGGCGTGCGCCGACGAGGTGCGCGCCCGGACATCGTCGATGCTCGCCCCACTTCCGGAGAAAGGCACCGCCCTTGCCATCGCCCAGAACCCCGCAGCCCTCCGAGCCGGCCGGCAGAGCGCCGCTCACCACCCTGATCGCCACCTGCGTCCTCGCTCTGGCCCTGATGGTGGCATCGTCCGCCGTGGTGGCCCTGGTCAGGAGCCCGCAGCGGACGGACGGCGCCGGCACCCGCGACGCGGCGACGTCCGCCCGGCACTGGGTGAACACCTGGTCCGCGATGCCGCAGCTCACCGAGCCCCACAACATGCCACCGGCGCCGTTCACCGGGGACCGTGCCGTGCTCGTCGACACCACCCTGCGGCAGACCGTGCGCGTCACCACCGGCGGCGACCGCGTCCGGCTGCGTTTCTCCAACGCCTTCGGGGGCAGCGCGCTGCCGCTGACCACCGTGACGGTGGCCCTTCCGCTGGGCGGGCAGGCGGGGGTCGGCGCGATCGAACCCGGCACGTCCCGGACGGTGACCTTCAGCGGCCGGGAGTCCACGACCGTGCCGGTCGGCGCCCAAGTGGTCTCGGACCCGCTGGACTTCACGCTGAAGCCGGGCGCCAACCTGACCGTGACGGCGTACCTGGCCGAGGGCCAGGCGTCCCTCGCCCTCACCTCGCACCCGGGCTCCCGCACCACCTCGTACCTCCGGCACGGCGACCACACCGAGGACACGGACCTGCCCGGAGCGACCCCGACCAACCACTGGTACCTGCTCAGCGATGTCGAGGTGCTGTCCCGGCCCGCCACGACCGCGGTCGCCGTCCTCGGCGACTCGCTCACCGACGGCCGCGGCTCCACCACCAACGGCAACAACCGCTGGCCCGACCAGCTCTTCGATCGCCTCCAGCAGAAGCCCGGCACCCGGCACATCGCCGTGGTGAACCAGGCGGCCGGCGGCAACCGCGTCCTCAACGACGGACTCGGCCCGAGCGCCCTCGCCCGCCTGGACCGCGACATCCTGGCCCACAGCGCCGTCGAACAACTGATCGTCTTCGAGGGAATCAACGACATCGGGACCGCCGAGGCCACCCCCGCCGCCCAGCAGCGCGTCACCGCCGACCTCATCGCCGCCTACGAGCAGTTCGTCGTCCGCGCCCACGCCCAGGGCATCCGCGTCTACGGCGCGACCCTGCTGCCCTTCGGCGGCAACACTCCGTACGACGACGCCGCCGGACACCGGGAGACGGCCCGGCAGGCCGTCAACACCTGGATCCGGACCAGCGGCCGCTTCGACGCCGTCCTCGACTTCGACCGCGCGGTCCGCGATCCCGCGAACCCGCGCCGACTCCTCCCGACCCTCCACGACGGCGACTGGCTGCACCTCAACCCCGAGGGCTACCGGATCCTGGCCGCAGCGGTTCCGGCCCGCCTGCTCCAGCGGAGGTGAGCGGCCCGCCACGGCGGCGGACATGCTCACAGACGGCGTGGATGACGAGCCGTTTCGCGGGAACCCGGCTCCCCTCGGAAGAGGATCACGCTCGAGGTGAGGAGAGTCATGGCACGAGGTGGCCGGTGGGGTGGCGAGCAGGATGACGAGCAGGGTGAGCGGGGGCACGCCGCAGGTCTCGGGCTGCTGACCCGTCCGACGGCTGTCGCCACCGGGCTCGCGACGGCGGGGCCCCGGCTGCTGGCGCGAGGCGCCGGGACCGCGGTGGGCATGGCCGCCGCAGCGGTGGCCGGAGCGGCGCGGACGGGCGTACGGAGCGTGGACACCGCGGCGCACGCCGCGCGCGTCGCCCGCAACGCCCTGCCGGGAGGCGCGCGCCCCTGGCGCTCCGGTGCACGGGCCCATTTCCCGCTGCGTCCCGAGACCCTCGAACGGACACGGCGGGAGGGCGGGACGGAACACGTGGCCCGCAAGGTCGCCGCGGCGCTGGCGGAACGGCCCGACGTGGCGCTCGCGTACTGGGACCGGGGACTGGCGCGGCTCGTGGTGGCCGCGGCCGAGGAGGCGCTCAGCGACGAGGTGGTGGAGGAGACCATCGCGCTCGCCGCCCGGCACGGACTGTCGACGACGGACGAGACCGTGGACGGGTACGCCCATCCCGGTGACGCGGCGGGGATACGGGCCGCCGCGGCGGCTCTCGCCGCCGACGTCCTCGGCACCGGGGTCGCGCTCGCCGGGTCCTTCCTGCGCCTGCCGCCCTCGCCGCGGCTGGTGACCGCGGTGGCGACGCTGCTGCGCGAGAACCCGCGCTTCCGCGGATTCCTGCGCGACCGCCTCGGCGCGTCCCGCATGGACGTCCTGCTGGCCGCCGGCAACGCCGCGGTGCACGGTGCCGGGCAGACACCGATCGCTCTCTTGCTCGACGGTGCGCTGCGCACCTGCCAACTGGGGGACACGGTGGCGCGCGCGACCGCGTTCGACACCGCCCACGACCAGGTGTGCACGCCGGTACGGGTCGGTCTGCCCCCACGCCCCTCCGTGCGCCCGCCGCTGCGGACCACCCCCGCCCAGGAGTACGCCGCCCACGCCACCACCGGCAGTGTGCTGGGCGCCGTGGCCACCCTGCTGGTCAAGCACGACGGCCAGGAGGCCGCCGAGGCGGTGCTCTCGGGCTCGCCCAAGGCCGCGCGCTACGGGCCCGCCGCCTTCCACGCCGTACTGAGCGGGGCACTGGCCCGGACCGGCGTGCTGGTGCGCGACGCGGAGCGGCTGCGGCAGCTGGAGACGGTCGACACGATCGTCCTGCACCCCAGCGCGCTGCGGACCCCCGGAGCGGGCGCGGACCCCTGGGCCGAGACCGTCCTGGACGCGGCACGCCGAGCCCGCCTCACCGTCGTCATGGTGGACGACCCGGCGCTGCGCGACTTCACCAGCCTCGCGGACCAGGTCGTGGACAGTGCGCGGCCGTTCCGCGAGGTCGTGCGGGCACTGCGCGATGAGGGCGCCACCGTCCTCACGGTCGCCCGGCTGCCTTCGGCCGACCCCGAAGCGGACGTCGACGACACCCGCGTACGGGTCGACGACACCCACGTACCGGTCGACGACACGTACGCACAGGACGGCGACACGTACGCACAGGACGCCATGAACGTGCTGGACGGGCTGCTCGGCGGTGACGTGGCCGTCGCCCTCGCGGACGGGGACAGTGCCGTCGTCTGGGGCGCGGACGTCCTGGCCCTGAACGGCCCGGCCGATGTGTGGCGGCTGTTGACCGCGGTCCCGGCGGCCCGCGCGGTGGGCCGCCGCTCGCAGATCCTGGCCCGGTCCGGCGCCGCCCTCTCCGGGCTGCTCGTGGCCGTCGGCGAGTCGAAGGGGCCGCGCCGCTCGCCCCTGCCCGGGCTGCGGCACGTCCCCGTGGACGTCGCCGCCGCCACGGCCCTGCTCACCGGCGCACGGTCGGCACTCGGTGTGGCGATGACCCGGGCGCCCCGTCCTCGCCCGCGTACGGCCTGGCACGCACTCGAACCGGACGACGTCCTCACCCGGCTGGAGCACGAGCCCGGCGCCGGCACCGACATGACGCCGATCGAGGAGGCGACGACCCGACTGCACGAGGCGGCCGACGCGATGGGGCATGCCCCCGCGATGGCTCCCGTGCGCTGGACCCTCGAACTCGCCCGAGCCGTCCGCGGCGAGCTCGACGACCCCCTCACCCCCGTGCTGGCGGTCGGCTCCGCCGCGTCCGCGATCCTCGGATCGGTCGTGGACGCCCTCCTCGTCTTCGGCGCGCTCGACCTGAACGCCCTCGTCGGCGGTGTGCAGCGGCTGCGGGCCGAGCGGGCCCTGTCCGGGCTGCTCGCGGACCAGAAACGGAAGGCCCGCGTCACGCCCAGGGACGCGGAGGAGCCGACCGCGCCACCCGCCGAGGACACGTCGGCCGAGGCCCGGACGGTGGACGCCGCCGGGCTCACCCCCGGCGATGTGATCGAGCTGAAGGGGGACGACGTGGTCCCGGCCGACGCCCGGCTGCTGTGGGAGGACGGACTGGAGGTGGACGAGTCGGCGCTCACCGGCGAGTCCCTGCCGGTGGACAAGCGGACGGCCCCGACTCCCCGCGCCCCGGTGGCCGACCGCTCCTGCATGGTCTTCGAGGGCACGACCGTGGTGGCCGGTCAGGCCCGGGCCGTCGTGGTCGGAACCGGCGACCGCACCGAGGCCGCACGCGCTGTCGCCCTCGCCGCCCGTACGCCCCCGTCCGCCGGAGTGCAGGCGAGGATCCAGGAACTCACCCGTAAGGCACTGCCGTTGACCATGGCCGGTGGCGCGGCGGTCACGGGTCTGGCCCTGCTGCGCGGCACGCCCATCCGGGAGGCGGTGAGCGGTGGAGTCGCGGTGGCCGTCGCCGCCGTCCCCGAAGGACTGCCGCTGGTCGCGACGGTGGCGCAACTGTCGGCCGCCCGCCGACTGAGCCGCCACGGCGTCCTCGTCCGCACCCCGCGCACCCTGGAGGCGCTGGGCCGCATGGACACCGTCTGCTTCGACAAGACGGGCACCCTCACGGAGAACCGCCTCCGTGTGGTGCGCGTCACCGAGGCCGACGGCACGGTTCGCGCCGCCAAGGACACGGCCCCCGACGACATGCCCCGCACCCTGCGCGTCGCCGCCCGTGCCTGCCCCCGGCTCAACGGCTCGTCCTCCCGCCCGGTGCACGCCACCGACGAGGCGGTGCTGAAGGCGGCCGGGCCCGACCCCGAGTGGGAGCAGACCGAGGGACGGCCGTTCGAGGCTGCCCGTGGTTACGCCGCCGCCGTCGGCCGGGCGGGCGACGGCACCCCGGCCCTGGTGGTCAAGGGCGCCCCGGAGACGCTCCTGCCCGTCTGCCGTGACCTCCCGGACCACGCGTCCGGGACGGCACAGTCGCTGGCCCGCGACGGGCTGCGTGTCCTGGCGGTCGCCGAACGTCCGCTGCGCGCGGGCGAGGAGCCGTCGGACGCCCTCGAAGCGCCCCTGGACGAACTGGAGTTCACCGGCCTGCTCGCCCTGGCCGACGTACCGCGCGAGACGTCCACGGCGCTCGTGCACGGGCTGCGCGGGGCGGGCGTACGGCCGGTCATGCTGACCGGCGACCACCCGCAGACCGCGCGCGCGATCGCCGCCGAACTGGGCTGGCCCGAGGACACCACCGTCGTCACGGGCGACGAACTCGCGTCCGCCGACAGGTCGGTACGGGCCCGGATGCTGCGCGACGCGGGAGTCGTGGCACGCGTCGCGCCCGAGCAGAAGCTCCAGGTCGTCGAGGCGCTGCGGGACGCCGGCCGGGTGGTCGGGATGGTCGGCGACGGCGCCAACGACGCCGCGGCCATCCGTGCCGCCGACATCGGCGTGGGCATCCAGGCCCGTGGCTCGGCGGCCGCCCGCAACGCGGCCGACCTCGTCCTGACCGACGACGACCTGACGGTGCTCATCGAGGCGGTCACCGAAGGCCGGTCCCTGTGGCACAGCGTCACCGACGCCATCGCCATCCTCATCGGCGGCAACGCGGGCGAGGTCGGCTTCGGCATCCTCGGCACCCTCCTCGCGGGCTCGGCCCCGCTCTCCACGCGCCAGATGCTGCTCGTGAACCTGTTCACGGACCTGTTCCCCGCGATGGCGGTGGCCGTGACACCGAAGGAGGAGCCGTCCGACGAGGACGGGGACGCG
Encoded proteins:
- a CDS encoding extracellular catalytic domain type 1 short-chain-length polyhydroxyalkanoate depolymerase → MTLTPHDRTRGPLRSVLVALLGALVPLLAATLLTAPTAAAADAKAEAAPRAALTEITGFGTNPSNLQMYLYVPDSVTANPAIVVAVHYCTGSGPAMYNGTEYASLADRYGFIVVYPSVTRSSKCFDVASPQALTRGGGSDPVGIKSMVDWTVRTYDADTDRVFATGISSGAMMTNVLLGDYPDVFAAGAAFAGVPFACFATTNGSEWNSDCANGTITRTPQAWGDLVRGAYPGYTGTRPRMQVWHGTEDDVLRYPNFGEEIKQWTHVHGVSQTPAATDSPQSGWTRTRYGGTGDRAPVEAISLQGTGHNLYAWGMAERVLTFFGLNSSGPAPQPPAGPCKVTVTTNAWSTGLTASVTLTNTGTTAVNGWKLGFTLPSGQAITNGWGATYSPASGAVTATNATYNAAIAPGASVSIGYQANHTGNSAAPSSYTLNGTACTSA
- a CDS encoding SGNH/GDSL hydrolase family protein, translated to MIATCVLALALMVASSAVVALVRSPQRTDGAGTRDAATSARHWVNTWSAMPQLTEPHNMPPAPFTGDRAVLVDTTLRQTVRVTTGGDRVRLRFSNAFGGSALPLTTVTVALPLGGQAGVGAIEPGTSRTVTFSGRESTTVPVGAQVVSDPLDFTLKPGANLTVTAYLAEGQASLALTSHPGSRTTSYLRHGDHTEDTDLPGATPTNHWYLLSDVEVLSRPATTAVAVLGDSLTDGRGSTTNGNNRWPDQLFDRLQQKPGTRHIAVVNQAAGGNRVLNDGLGPSALARLDRDILAHSAVEQLIVFEGINDIGTAEATPAAQQRVTADLIAAYEQFVVRAHAQGIRVYGATLLPFGGNTPYDDAAGHRETARQAVNTWIRTSGRFDAVLDFDRAVRDPANPRRLLPTLHDGDWLHLNPEGYRILAAAVPARLLQRR
- a CDS encoding cation-translocating P-type ATPase translates to MARGGRWGGEQDDEQGERGHAAGLGLLTRPTAVATGLATAGPRLLARGAGTAVGMAAAAVAGAARTGVRSVDTAAHAARVARNALPGGARPWRSGARAHFPLRPETLERTRREGGTEHVARKVAAALAERPDVALAYWDRGLARLVVAAAEEALSDEVVEETIALAARHGLSTTDETVDGYAHPGDAAGIRAAAAALAADVLGTGVALAGSFLRLPPSPRLVTAVATLLRENPRFRGFLRDRLGASRMDVLLAAGNAAVHGAGQTPIALLLDGALRTCQLGDTVARATAFDTAHDQVCTPVRVGLPPRPSVRPPLRTTPAQEYAAHATTGSVLGAVATLLVKHDGQEAAEAVLSGSPKAARYGPAAFHAVLSGALARTGVLVRDAERLRQLETVDTIVLHPSALRTPGAGADPWAETVLDAARRARLTVVMVDDPALRDFTSLADQVVDSARPFREVVRALRDEGATVLTVARLPSADPEADVDDTRVRVDDTHVPVDDTYAQDGDTYAQDAMNVLDGLLGGDVAVALADGDSAVVWGADVLALNGPADVWRLLTAVPAARAVGRRSQILARSGAALSGLLVAVGESKGPRRSPLPGLRHVPVDVAAATALLTGARSALGVAMTRAPRPRPRTAWHALEPDDVLTRLEHEPGAGTDMTPIEEATTRLHEAADAMGHAPAMAPVRWTLELARAVRGELDDPLTPVLAVGSAASAILGSVVDALLVFGALDLNALVGGVQRLRAERALSGLLADQKRKARVTPRDAEEPTAPPAEDTSAEARTVDAAGLTPGDVIELKGDDVVPADARLLWEDGLEVDESALTGESLPVDKRTAPTPRAPVADRSCMVFEGTTVVAGQARAVVVGTGDRTEAARAVALAARTPPSAGVQARIQELTRKALPLTMAGGAAVTGLALLRGTPIREAVSGGVAVAVAAVPEGLPLVATVAQLSAARRLSRHGVLVRTPRTLEALGRMDTVCFDKTGTLTENRLRVVRVTEADGTVRAAKDTAPDDMPRTLRVAARACPRLNGSSSRPVHATDEAVLKAAGPDPEWEQTEGRPFEAARGYAAAVGRAGDGTPALVVKGAPETLLPVCRDLPDHASGTAQSLARDGLRVLAVAERPLRAGEEPSDALEAPLDELEFTGLLALADVPRETSTALVHGLRGAGVRPVMLTGDHPQTARAIAAELGWPEDTTVVTGDELASADRSVRARMLRDAGVVARVAPEQKLQVVEALRDAGRVVGMVGDGANDAAAIRAADIGVGIQARGSAAARNAADLVLTDDDLTVLIEAVTEGRSLWHSVTDAIAILIGGNAGEVGFGILGTLLAGSAPLSTRQMLLVNLFTDLFPAMAVAVTPKEEPSDEDGDAHEGDAPGTEPLGTSLLGAPLIRQIRHRALTTCLGATIAWLIGRFTPGTARRSTTMALCGVVGTQLAQTLADRRHSPLVRTTALGSAAALVALIQIPGASHFFGCTPLGPVAWAGVATAIALAVAGQRTLPDLERTVQRLVRGRIPAGTP